The following proteins are co-located in the Dyadobacter chenwenxiniae genome:
- a CDS encoding TonB-dependent receptor translates to MRYLFLFFLWISHTSRSQDIAWEIAGIVFDEAGKALPSAAVYINNTSIGASTDKSGKFRITVPARYKKVELIASFVGYKPEVKHLLAAPGRTANVVFKLDINNVILEVVITGKRDKHWKRKWRIFQNGLLGDSPLARQCRILNPESITLNLDEQTGRVTAISDQPVLIENLALGYRVSFQMSKFESDGKKTFLSGYKFFESALLEDPDKKKKQVRNRDTAFKDSFRNFLVSLSRRKLDSYGFEIFTMKMTREFYLTKIPLQGEVASGNFAPVSADSICIFDQDKGHFILHSKYPLIVFQRKHYSSTSVFSDYPFKYSQIVLPNQYCTFTENGWLIAPNGITIHDAWASEGFAELLPIDYLPPGSDTVIPSIALIEYSGKVKWDTPAETKLPDVEIQQTVLDKEGLLQPDYKQDRAFVTPDYTLTITESDRSGSIFDLLKRIPGLRVTYNEKSNEYRVHFVENNTNISADSNFDNTVALMLDNVFYSGAGTVVPMLNSINVSDLKSISAVRYGNSAGFGSRGGNGTLIVETKK, encoded by the coding sequence ATGCGGTATCTCTTTCTTTTTTTCTTGTGGATATCGCACACGTCCCGATCCCAGGACATCGCGTGGGAAATAGCGGGAATTGTTTTTGACGAAGCGGGTAAGGCACTGCCATCTGCGGCTGTCTACATTAATAATACTTCTATTGGTGCTTCCACAGATAAAAGCGGGAAATTTCGCATTACCGTTCCTGCCCGATATAAAAAGGTCGAGCTAATCGCCTCTTTTGTAGGATATAAGCCAGAAGTAAAACATCTACTGGCAGCCCCTGGCCGCACGGCCAATGTGGTTTTCAAACTCGACATCAACAATGTGATCCTTGAGGTTGTGATCACCGGAAAACGCGATAAACATTGGAAACGAAAATGGCGGATTTTCCAAAATGGGCTACTCGGGGATTCACCATTAGCCAGACAGTGCCGCATTCTTAACCCCGAATCAATCACACTCAATTTAGATGAACAGACCGGCCGCGTCACAGCAATAAGCGACCAGCCTGTGCTCATCGAAAATTTAGCCCTGGGTTACCGCGTGAGTTTTCAGATGAGCAAGTTCGAATCAGATGGGAAAAAGACATTTCTTTCCGGTTATAAGTTCTTTGAAAGTGCGTTACTAGAAGATCCCGATAAGAAGAAGAAGCAAGTGCGCAACCGGGACACAGCTTTCAAAGATTCTTTCCGAAATTTTTTAGTCTCACTTTCAAGAAGAAAGCTTGATTCGTACGGATTTGAAATATTTACCATGAAAATGACAAGGGAGTTTTATTTAACAAAAATTCCTTTGCAAGGCGAAGTTGCCAGTGGAAATTTCGCTCCTGTCAGTGCTGACTCAATCTGTATTTTTGATCAAGACAAAGGACACTTTATTTTGCACTCTAAATATCCTTTGATTGTCTTTCAAAGAAAACACTACAGCAGTACATCAGTCTTTTCCGATTACCCATTTAAATATTCACAGATCGTTTTGCCTAATCAATACTGTACGTTTACAGAAAACGGTTGGTTGATAGCCCCGAACGGGATCACCATTCATGATGCCTGGGCGAGTGAGGGCTTCGCTGAATTGCTGCCCATAGACTACCTGCCGCCCGGAAGCGACACAGTTATACCTTCAATTGCGCTTATTGAATATTCAGGCAAGGTTAAATGGGACACGCCAGCTGAAACAAAACTGCCCGACGTCGAAATCCAGCAGACAGTTTTAGATAAGGAAGGACTTTTACAACCTGATTATAAACAAGATAGAGCGTTTGTCACGCCTGATTACACGCTAACCATTACTGAGTCGGATCGCTCTGGTTCTATATTTGACTTATTAAAAAGAATCCCTGGTTTGCGGGTAACTTATAATGAAAAATCCAATGAATACAGGGTTCACTTTGTTGAAAACAACACAAATATCAGTGCAGACAGCAATTTCGACAATACGGTAGCGCTCATGCTAGACAATGTTTTTTACAGTGGGGCCGGCACGGTTGTTCCAATGCTTAATTCAATAAATGTGAGTGATTTGAAATCTATTTCTGCTGTCAGATATGGAAATTCAGCCGGGTTTGGGTCGAGGGGAGGAAATGGCACACTGATTGTCGAAACAAAGAAATAA
- a CDS encoding SPW repeat protein codes for MKIISTKVHSILDYMSGILLIASPWIFQFNDVSAAKWVALIVGAAIILMSLFTNYEGGVLKTIPMPAHLNIDIVTGLFLAASPWLLDFNEQVYLPHLILGIFEIMAGVVTDRTPVRDHLTDLDRP; via the coding sequence ATGAAAATCATTAGCACAAAAGTTCACAGTATACTGGACTATATGTCTGGTATACTTCTTATTGCATCGCCCTGGATCTTTCAGTTTAACGATGTAAGCGCCGCCAAATGGGTTGCTTTGATAGTGGGAGCGGCCATAATACTCATGTCGCTGTTCACGAACTACGAGGGTGGTGTTCTAAAAACAATCCCTATGCCTGCGCACCTGAACATTGACATCGTCACGGGATTGTTTCTGGCCGCATCTCCATGGTTGCTAGACTTCAATGAACAGGTTTACCTGCCGCATTTGATACTGGGTATTTTCGAGATAATGGCAGGAGTAGTCACAGACCGTACACCGGTCAGGGACCATCTTACGGATTTAGATCGTCCATAA
- a CDS encoding quinone oxidoreductase family protein, with product MNATDKSGVVQISKQGPPSVLEYTNEIVGNPGNNQVLIRQKAIALNFVDVMFRNGTFPLNHFPATIGVEAAGVVEAVGTGANEWNVGDRVGYYFALGAYAEKRLINKDQLIKLPDDISFDQAASLMAKGLTARMLVKQAYAVQPGDVVLVHAAAGGVGSLVSRWAKSLGAVVIGTVGNASKKALAESQGIDLVIALDSQDLAEQVGSITNGLGVDAVFDGVGKATFSKSAPLVKRNGHIVLYGNASGSPHIDADFLASKNISLIRPSVGEYLPDKHSLDFAVGELFEAVRTGVFGDIKPTIYSLSEVFRAHDDLEATRTTGSVILHP from the coding sequence ATGAACGCAACAGACAAAAGCGGCGTAGTCCAAATCAGCAAACAAGGACCGCCGTCCGTTTTAGAATACACAAATGAGATCGTAGGTAATCCCGGAAACAATCAGGTTCTGATCAGGCAAAAAGCGATCGCGCTCAACTTTGTGGATGTAATGTTTCGTAACGGGACCTTTCCTTTAAACCATTTTCCGGCCACGATCGGAGTCGAAGCGGCGGGTGTTGTGGAAGCGGTTGGAACAGGGGCAAATGAATGGAATGTTGGTGACCGTGTCGGTTATTATTTTGCATTGGGAGCTTATGCAGAAAAGCGGCTTATCAATAAAGACCAGTTAATAAAATTGCCTGACGACATATCTTTTGACCAGGCAGCCTCATTAATGGCTAAGGGGCTTACTGCTCGTATGCTCGTAAAACAGGCATACGCTGTGCAGCCAGGCGACGTGGTTCTGGTACATGCAGCAGCAGGAGGGGTTGGATCACTGGTGAGCCGATGGGCCAAGTCGTTAGGCGCCGTGGTTATTGGAACAGTAGGCAATGCATCCAAAAAAGCGCTGGCTGAAAGTCAGGGAATCGATCTTGTTATTGCTCTTGACTCACAGGACCTTGCTGAGCAAGTCGGTTCCATCACAAATGGCCTGGGTGTGGACGCAGTGTTTGACGGTGTTGGCAAAGCTACTTTCAGTAAGTCTGCACCACTGGTAAAACGCAATGGCCATATTGTCCTTTACGGAAATGCTTCCGGCTCGCCACACATAGATGCTGATTTTCTGGCGTCCAAAAACATCAGCCTGATCCGTCCGTCTGTGGGTGAATATCTGCCGGACAAGCATAGTCTGGATTTCGCTGTCGGGGAATTGTTTGAAGCTGTTCGCACTGGCGTATTCGGCGACATTAAACCAACCATTTACTCATTATCCGAAGTATTCAGAGCACATGACGACCTTGAAGCAACCCGCACAACCGGTTCTGTCATCCTTCATCCTTAA
- a CDS encoding LLM class flavin-dependent oxidoreductase produces the protein MLLKIRDQEFITWSGKFRPELKNQGVYPRAFQDKIPVWLGVGGTPESFARAGRLGLPLMVAIIGGETERFRLLVDLYRQEGERAGFTPDQLKVGLHSPGYVASTDALAVSEYYPGYAELWTKLGRERGWPPVTKNQFDALIAPRGVLVVGGPERVAEKLLRHSKALGGC, from the coding sequence TTGCTGCTGAAAATCCGCGATCAGGAATTTATTACATGGTCTGGCAAATTCAGACCTGAGTTAAAGAACCAAGGCGTTTATCCGCGGGCTTTCCAGGATAAAATACCTGTTTGGCTGGGCGTAGGCGGCACACCTGAATCATTTGCAAGAGCCGGAAGGTTGGGATTGCCGTTGATGGTTGCAATCATTGGCGGTGAAACAGAACGTTTTCGCCTGTTGGTTGATTTATACCGGCAGGAAGGAGAAAGAGCTGGTTTCACCCCGGACCAGTTAAAAGTCGGGCTTCATTCGCCCGGATATGTCGCCTCCACCGATGCGCTGGCCGTGTCTGAGTATTACCCTGGATATGCTGAACTCTGGACAAAACTAGGCAGGGAACGCGGATGGCCACCGGTAACAAAAAATCAATTTGATGCGCTCATTGCGCCAAGAGGTGTATTGGTTGTTGGCGGGCCCGAGCGCGTTGCAGAAAAGCTGCTGCGGCATAGCAAAGCATTAGGAGGGTGTTGA
- a CDS encoding T9SS type A sorting domain-containing protein has product MRNHLQNLRLLLVAFYLPVLITPESYGITNGERSGIKHKILVAPIFSQEPAPQAIGAGTILITSTWTGAIDNNWDNAANWSSNAVPDVYTDVEIAYQGHPVVSANSAARNVSILAGGSLTVSSGAAFTIAGKLTGPYVANAPDALTIFSSSEPQEIQPGTYANVRISGGNKTISGYNDLIVNGNFDFESGKVLLDYRSVHLGPAATISNFDKDKYFVVDYFQGGGLIRDVGSVEKIFPIGTSAGFTPMTIVHHGDPSPILALVLDGAYKHFNGGDAQGPPFASGVVNKTWFVFEGIGGVQYGKVSFTVQWNGTDEKPLFDREKCALATILGNSMWSYWQFDELMAAGGSDPYTLSRSNVEMGRFAVASEETLPVRLVKFEASQENKAISLNWLTADAVNVSHFEVEKSLDGKSFTKILEEQYLEGKHAYYVIDSDISQGLPAGGAIYYRLKMVDKDDTFAYSRIVSIHSNSSQTHVTFGSPNPFSNKVMVQVPWALSKHSKVTLKNISGQNISMRKVVLLKNEVDIEVDQALPAGQYVLTIHDQDTVRSVKLVKQ; this is encoded by the coding sequence ATGAGGAATCATTTACAAAATCTTCGCTTGCTATTAGTAGCATTTTATTTACCAGTGTTAATAACCCCTGAGAGTTACGGGATTACGAATGGGGAACGGAGCGGTATTAAACACAAAATATTGGTTGCACCAATATTTAGCCAGGAACCTGCCCCGCAGGCGATTGGTGCCGGTACCATATTAATTACATCAACCTGGACTGGCGCGATTGATAATAACTGGGACAATGCTGCTAACTGGTCATCTAACGCGGTACCTGATGTATACACGGATGTCGAAATTGCATATCAAGGTCACCCGGTCGTCTCTGCGAATTCGGCAGCACGGAATGTGTCAATATTAGCTGGTGGATCTTTAACAGTTTCTTCAGGAGCAGCGTTTACGATTGCCGGAAAGCTTACTGGCCCATACGTAGCTAATGCCCCTGATGCACTTACAATATTTTCTTCAAGTGAGCCGCAGGAAATACAGCCAGGTACGTACGCGAATGTGCGGATTTCCGGCGGTAATAAGACGATATCGGGATACAATGACCTCATTGTGAACGGCAACTTTGATTTTGAGTCGGGCAAGGTGCTCTTAGACTATCGCAGTGTCCACCTGGGTCCTGCTGCAACAATTTCGAACTTCGATAAGGACAAATATTTTGTGGTCGACTATTTTCAGGGCGGCGGATTGATAAGGGATGTAGGTAGCGTTGAAAAGATATTCCCGATTGGGACATCTGCTGGTTTTACACCCATGACGATTGTACATCACGGTGATCCATCGCCCATTCTCGCTTTGGTTTTAGATGGTGCCTACAAGCACTTCAACGGAGGCGATGCCCAGGGTCCTCCTTTTGCCAGCGGAGTAGTGAATAAAACCTGGTTTGTCTTTGAAGGTATTGGAGGAGTGCAATACGGTAAAGTTTCCTTCACGGTGCAATGGAACGGCACAGATGAAAAACCCTTATTCGACAGGGAGAAGTGCGCCCTGGCAACTATCCTTGGTAACTCTATGTGGAGTTACTGGCAATTTGATGAATTAATGGCAGCAGGTGGATCAGACCCTTACACGTTGAGCCGCAGTAACGTTGAGATGGGTCGCTTTGCCGTTGCAAGTGAGGAGACTTTGCCTGTCCGGCTCGTCAAATTCGAGGCTAGCCAGGAAAACAAAGCGATTTCTCTAAACTGGTTGACCGCCGATGCAGTTAACGTAAGCCATTTTGAGGTAGAAAAAAGTTTGGACGGAAAAAGTTTTACTAAAATCTTGGAAGAGCAATATCTTGAAGGAAAACATGCCTATTATGTCATTGACTCGGACATAAGCCAGGGATTGCCGGCCGGCGGTGCAATCTATTACCGGCTCAAAATGGTTGATAAAGATGACACGTTCGCTTACAGCCGTATTGTAAGCATCCACTCGAACTCATCACAAACCCACGTAACGTTTGGCAGCCCTAACCCATTCAGCAACAAGGTCATGGTTCAAGTCCCATGGGCGTTATCGAAACATTCGAAAGTTACTTTGAAGAATATTTCAGGGCAAAATATCTCAATGAGGAAAGTCGTTCTTTTGAAGAATGAGGTCGATATAGAAGTGGATCAAGCACTTCCTGCCGGCCAATATGTCCTGACCATCCACGATCAGGATACGGTCAGATCCGTCAAATTGGTTAAACAATAG
- a CDS encoding DUF4260 domain-containing protein: MKTLIKVEEGAQFVLSIILFSRLPFAWWVFPTFLFLPDLSMIGYLLNAKVGALTYNLVHHKAIAITVGVAGLLIQNNDLMFAGILLFGHSSLDRMLGYGLKYDKGFKFTHLGEMGAH, translated from the coding sequence ATGAAAACGCTTATTAAAGTTGAAGAAGGGGCTCAGTTCGTACTCTCCATTATTTTGTTTTCCAGACTGCCGTTTGCGTGGTGGGTTTTCCCGACGTTCCTTTTCTTACCCGATTTAAGCATGATCGGTTATCTGCTCAATGCCAAAGTGGGTGCTTTAACGTACAACTTGGTCCATCATAAAGCGATTGCCATAACTGTTGGCGTTGCAGGCCTATTGATACAAAACAATGATCTTATGTTTGCGGGCATTCTGCTCTTCGGGCACTCGTCGCTGGATAGAATGTTGGGATACGGGTTAAAGTATGATAAAGGCTTCAAGTTTACGCACCTGGGTGAAATGGGAGCACATTAA
- a CDS encoding response regulator transcription factor, with translation MQIFEPVSCLTPFVKAFVVVESADTFVNRLLPDTSLVAAFRLHGQVHYQEQDSHTRLPTYSISGLRKSFKIARYDKNSANILVQFKEGGAAAFFDLPIHELLEANVALDNFFKFSELMFLSEQLEAAYSIEGKVNVVQQFLTTKLRRQEPDLLIAHSIEKIKMAKGIISVKDLAESLYVSMDVFEKRFRKVIGTTPKQFANIVRMKTLIGHAPSTGLLLDSALDAGFFDHSHFIRNFKSFTGQTPTEFFNVAKHPV, from the coding sequence ATGCAAATATTTGAACCTGTTTCCTGCCTTACCCCATTCGTGAAAGCGTTTGTGGTTGTTGAAAGCGCCGACACATTTGTGAACCGGTTGTTGCCGGACACATCTTTGGTCGCAGCTTTTCGCTTGCATGGGCAGGTGCATTATCAGGAGCAGGATAGCCACACGCGCCTTCCGACATATTCCATTTCGGGTTTAAGGAAATCTTTTAAAATCGCCCGGTACGACAAAAACAGTGCTAATATTCTTGTTCAGTTCAAAGAAGGCGGCGCTGCTGCCTTCTTTGACTTGCCTATTCATGAATTGCTTGAAGCTAACGTTGCGCTGGATAACTTTTTCAAGTTTTCCGAACTAATGTTTCTCAGCGAACAGCTGGAAGCAGCCTATTCCATTGAAGGCAAAGTGAATGTTGTCCAGCAGTTTCTTACCACAAAACTTCGTCGTCAGGAGCCGGATCTGTTGATCGCTCATTCTATCGAGAAAATAAAGATGGCAAAAGGAATCATCAGCGTAAAGGACTTGGCTGAAAGTCTGTACGTAAGCATGGACGTTTTTGAAAAGCGGTTTAGAAAGGTCATTGGCACAACGCCGAAACAATTTGCCAATATCGTGCGAATGAAAACATTGATCGGCCACGCACCATCGACCGGGCTGTTGCTGGATTCAGCACTGGACGCAGGCTTTTTCGACCATTCCCATTTTATCAGGAACTTCAAAAGTTTCACCGGCCAAACGCCGACTGAGTTTTTTAATGTTGCAAAGCATCCAGTTTGA
- a CDS encoding haloalkane dehalogenase — MEKTQDAQALNAFQLQKKYQVINGLKMAYLDNGHGDPIIFLHGNPTSGYIWRNVLPHVEDSGRCIVPDLMGMGDSDHFPEAADYTFTNNMQYLDALFTLLGLNENITFVVHDWGSVLAFHWARKHPEAVKGIVYMEAITRPRSWEEVPGAASETFRRLRTNEGEEMVLEKNSFIEFNLPKTILRTLSDEEMDAYRQPFSQPGETRRAMLSWARQLPLGGEPADMIKLVNENSSWLAASNVPKLFIEATPGTLADAEKQACLCWPNQTHIIVKGHHNLQEDSADEIGVAISQWLRKACKAIHL; from the coding sequence ATGGAAAAGACACAAGATGCGCAGGCTTTGAATGCATTTCAACTTCAAAAGAAATATCAGGTCATTAACGGCCTCAAAATGGCCTACCTTGACAATGGCCATGGTGATCCAATTATTTTCCTTCATGGAAATCCAACCTCGGGCTACATCTGGCGGAATGTGCTGCCACATGTGGAGGATTCAGGCCGGTGCATTGTTCCTGACCTGATGGGCATGGGCGATTCAGATCATTTCCCAGAAGCGGCTGATTACACTTTCACAAACAACATGCAATATCTGGACGCACTTTTCACGCTGCTGGGTCTCAATGAAAATATAACTTTTGTGGTGCATGACTGGGGTTCGGTGCTGGCCTTTCACTGGGCAAGAAAACATCCGGAAGCCGTGAAAGGGATCGTATACATGGAAGCGATCACAAGGCCCCGCTCATGGGAAGAAGTGCCCGGTGCGGCAAGTGAAACTTTTCGGAGGCTGCGGACAAATGAAGGCGAGGAAATGGTGTTGGAAAAAAATTCATTCATTGAATTCAACCTGCCGAAGACGATATTGCGCACACTGTCAGACGAAGAAATGGACGCTTATCGCCAGCCTTTTTCTCAGCCTGGTGAAACCAGACGGGCTATGCTCAGCTGGGCCAGGCAGTTGCCACTTGGCGGCGAGCCGGCCGATATGATTAAACTTGTCAATGAAAATAGCAGTTGGCTTGCAGCAAGTAACGTCCCGAAGTTGTTCATTGAAGCCACACCCGGAACTTTGGCTGATGCAGAAAAGCAGGCCTGTTTGTGCTGGCCAAATCAGACACATATAATAGTCAAAGGGCATCACAATTTGCAGGAAGATTCGGCGGATGAAATCGGCGTTGCTATTTCCCAATGGTTGCGAAAAGCTTGTAAAGCAATACATTTATAG
- a CDS encoding DUF3575 domain-containing protein has translation MRYFSTIILALLASTCWSQSSRNLFRENIDAHVDIVPLRFPDPSVRFGSEYMLGGRWSVGLNLGVGVPITGDAGLGFMEPRWEKDYRLIEARPEVKFYWFKRERIGWYMAAEGFVSKMNASAGTSFHFLPDSDTLQINFDQADFQKTKIGMIGKLGGRFLLGQRITLDFFSGLGLSKTKSSYNNYVNHIIKRSDPFFEGENYTVGRRVTAHLSFGLRLGLIVWAKKHSD, from the coding sequence ATGAGATATTTTTCTACTATTATTTTGGCTTTACTTGCTTCTACGTGCTGGTCACAGTCAAGCCGAAACCTTTTCAGGGAAAATATAGATGCTCATGTTGACATTGTCCCGCTCCGGTTTCCTGACCCTTCGGTTCGTTTTGGGTCGGAATATATGCTGGGAGGCCGCTGGTCGGTGGGCTTAAATCTGGGCGTAGGCGTTCCGATTACAGGTGATGCAGGGTTAGGTTTCATGGAGCCCAGGTGGGAAAAAGACTACCGGTTAATTGAAGCACGGCCCGAAGTAAAGTTCTACTGGTTCAAAAGAGAAAGGATTGGCTGGTATATGGCCGCAGAAGGGTTTGTTTCCAAAATGAATGCCTCGGCTGGGACAAGCTTTCACTTTCTGCCAGATAGTGATACGTTACAAATCAATTTTGATCAAGCCGATTTCCAAAAGACGAAGATCGGCATGATCGGGAAGTTGGGCGGGCGTTTCCTTTTGGGTCAGCGCATTACATTGGACTTTTTCTCAGGTTTAGGATTGTCTAAGACAAAGTCTTCTTACAACAATTACGTCAATCATATTATTAAAAGGTCAGATCCATTCTTTGAAGGTGAAAATTACACTGTCGGCAGGAGGGTAACAGCGCACTTGTCCTTCGGATTAAGGCTCGGATTAATTGTTTGGGCCAAAAAGCATTCTGATTAG
- a CDS encoding LLM class flavin-dependent oxidoreductase: protein MEIGIDSFASAMYGSDVLSSIDAMEQLLDRISVADQAGLDVFGIGEHHKKEFLDSAPAVILSAAAARTKKIRLASAVTVLSTADPVRVYQSFATLDLISKGRAELVVGRGSAIDAYPLFGFNLK from the coding sequence ATGGAGATTGGAATTGATAGTTTTGCATCAGCCATGTATGGCAGCGATGTTCTCAGCAGCATAGATGCTATGGAGCAGTTACTGGACCGTATTTCAGTAGCGGATCAGGCCGGACTGGATGTATTCGGTATCGGTGAGCATCACAAAAAGGAGTTTCTGGATTCAGCGCCGGCAGTGATCCTGTCCGCTGCTGCGGCCAGAACAAAGAAAATCCGTTTAGCTAGCGCAGTTACCGTGCTGAGCACAGCCGACCCGGTGAGGGTATATCAAAGCTTTGCAACCTTGGACTTAATATCCAAAGGTCGCGCCGAGCTGGTCGTTGGCCGTGGATCGGCCATTGATGCTTATCCACTTTTTGGGTTTAACCTGAAATGA
- a CDS encoding nuclear transport factor 2 family protein, with amino-acid sequence MDAEFIKTLQENHVAAWNERDREKRDSLLKDIYAEDIKMYDPNSILESLAEVSDFIGTLHKQDPDFYFSAAKPIEVTQNGVRLYGHIGTKENPAIVSSMDFFIIENGKAAHLYVMMEPAAP; translated from the coding sequence ATGGATGCTGAATTTATCAAGACATTACAAGAAAATCACGTTGCTGCCTGGAACGAAAGGGACCGCGAAAAAAGGGACAGCCTTTTAAAAGATATATATGCAGAAGACATAAAAATGTATGACCCAAATTCTATATTAGAGAGTCTGGCCGAAGTTTCAGACTTCATCGGGACGCTTCACAAGCAAGATCCTGATTTTTATTTCAGTGCAGCCAAGCCAATTGAGGTCACACAAAACGGAGTTCGTCTATACGGACATATCGGCACAAAGGAAAACCCCGCCATTGTGAGCAGCATGGACTTTTTTATAATTGAAAATGGCAAAGCCGCACATTTATATGTAATGATGGAGCCAGCGGCACCATGA
- a CDS encoding Crp/Fnr family transcriptional regulator, whose product MTYTALFEYIESKSTLKLSDLEKEQIRKAFKERHLRKRQYLLQEGEVCKYMAFIVKGAGRMYAIKANSQETIIRLAIESWWLGDYESYNLQTPSLYYIEMTEDSDVLLITNERMQDLIKTVPAVDLMVREIDRKGAIATQKRIHSSISLDAEERYEQITKTYPDFIKRFPQSMIASYLGISAETLSRVRKKTLYK is encoded by the coding sequence ATGACTTATACGGCACTTTTTGAATACATTGAATCCAAGTCAACGCTGAAATTGAGCGACTTGGAGAAGGAGCAAATAAGGAAAGCATTTAAGGAAAGGCACCTCAGAAAGCGGCAGTATCTTTTGCAGGAAGGCGAGGTGTGTAAATACATGGCATTTATCGTCAAAGGGGCGGGAAGAATGTATGCTATAAAAGCAAATAGCCAGGAGACGATCATTCGACTGGCTATTGAATCGTGGTGGCTGGGTGACTATGAAAGCTATAATTTACAAACACCCTCCCTTTACTACATTGAAATGACAGAAGATTCAGATGTGCTGCTGATTACCAACGAGCGGATGCAAGACCTGATCAAAACCGTCCCGGCCGTTGATCTGATGGTCAGGGAAATTGACCGCAAAGGGGCAATTGCCACCCAGAAGCGGATCCATTCTTCCATCAGCCTGGATGCAGAAGAGCGCTATGAGCAGATCACAAAAACTTATCCTGACTTCATCAAGCGGTTCCCTCAAAGCATGATTGCTTCCTACCTCGGCATTTCCGCTGAAACCCTGAGCCGGGTTCGGAAAAAAACGTTGTACAAGTAA